A DNA window from Geminocystis sp. M7585_C2015_104 contains the following coding sequences:
- a CDS encoding ABC transporter ATP-binding protein, producing MASFKDLIKYYNDYKLTAILSIAASGFFEVLDLLVPYLVGQILNILSGNPIDSLLLNLVERIEFTAFFLGGEKAKYLFILCLLIFLITVARAPIQPWLTSWYHWEIALKSRRDYSLKVIQKILTLPLSFYDENNPGRIAGRVARGLANHTWTYPEIAGQLIPKIIRVLGIFAIIFFLEKEVAIGFIISFTVILTFSLLHLRKLIQQEQLLDKHQENTESRTSEIITNIKTVKAFATESQELRRQKKRLDREYKVVIHRIHLGYVMLTTWSKTVVELSLFLVLISILIPTLQQDISLGHFITIYTLASMAYSEIEPISNLAEVFARRYASMIRFHEFMNLPPGEDANSLSLSLSKLPKSPLVFPGKQYKFSGKIEFKNVYFGYNSQRLVLEDINLLIQPYETVALVGRSGSGKSTLVKLLYRYFEPLSGEILIDGIDIRSLDITGYRRRLAIVHQEVDLFNGTIFDNLIYGNPSATWEEVKKACQIARVDEFISELPDGYNTVVGERGVRLSGGQKQRLGIARALIMNPDVLIFDEATASLDYESERQIQLAMASIFGSRTTIIIAHRLSTVRAADKIVVLDKGRIVEIGTHEQLLAQNGIYHRLHSLQETGDIF from the coding sequence ATGGCCTCTTTCAAGGATTTAATAAAATACTATAATGACTATAAACTAACAGCTATTTTGAGTATAGCCGCCTCCGGCTTTTTTGAAGTACTGGATCTGCTGGTGCCATATTTAGTGGGACAAATTCTCAACATTTTGTCTGGTAACCCCATTGACTCCTTGCTGCTTAACCTGGTAGAAAGAATTGAATTCACTGCCTTTTTCCTGGGCGGCGAAAAGGCAAAATATCTGTTTATTTTGTGTCTTCTCATCTTTCTAATAACCGTTGCTAGGGCGCCAATACAACCCTGGTTAACCTCCTGGTACCATTGGGAAATAGCCCTCAAGTCAAGAAGAGATTACTCCCTCAAAGTTATCCAAAAAATCTTGACACTTCCCCTTAGTTTTTATGATGAAAATAACCCAGGAAGAATTGCCGGAAGAGTAGCAAGGGGATTAGCTAATCATACCTGGACCTATCCTGAAATAGCTGGACAACTCATTCCAAAAATTATCAGAGTATTGGGAATTTTTGCTATAATTTTCTTCTTGGAAAAAGAAGTAGCTATTGGTTTTATAATCTCTTTCACCGTAATTTTGACCTTTAGTTTACTCCACCTGAGAAAATTAATTCAACAAGAACAATTGTTGGATAAGCATCAGGAAAACACTGAAAGTAGAACATCAGAAATCATCACCAATATCAAGACGGTGAAGGCATTCGCCACGGAATCCCAAGAGTTAAGGAGACAGAAAAAAAGATTAGATAGGGAGTATAAAGTCGTAATTCACAGAATCCATTTGGGATACGTAATGCTGACAACCTGGTCAAAAACAGTAGTAGAATTGTCCCTATTCTTGGTGTTAATTTCTATCCTGATTCCCACCCTCCAACAAGATATCTCCCTGGGACATTTTATCACAATTTACACCCTCGCTAGCATGGCCTATTCGGAAATCGAGCCCATTAGCAATCTAGCAGAAGTTTTTGCTCGGCGCTATGCCTCTATGATTCGCTTCCACGAATTTATGAATTTGCCACCAGGAGAAGATGCTAATTCCCTGTCTTTATCCCTGTCAAAGCTGCCAAAATCTCCACTGGTTTTCCCAGGTAAACAATACAAGTTTAGCGGCAAAATAGAATTTAAAAATGTCTATTTCGGCTATAACAGTCAACGTCTTGTTTTGGAGGATATAAATCTGTTAATCCAACCCTATGAAACTGTGGCATTAGTAGGAAGGTCTGGCTCAGGAAAGTCTACCTTGGTAAAATTACTATACCGCTATTTTGAGCCACTGTCAGGGGAAATTTTGATAGATGGCATTGATATTCGTAGTCTGGACATTACCGGCTATCGTCGTCGTTTAGCAATAGTCCACCAAGAGGTAGACCTGTTTAATGGTACTATATTCGATAACCTGATTTATGGCAACCCCAGTGCCACGTGGGAAGAAGTGAAAAAAGCCTGTCAAATTGCTAGGGTGGATGAATTTATCTCAGAATTACCAGACGGGTATAATACCGTAGTGGGAGAAAGAGGTGTAAGATTGTCAGGTGGGCAAAAACAGAGACTGGGCATAGCTAGGGCGTTAATAATGAATCCGGATGTTTTAATCTTTGATGAGGCGACTGCTAGTCTAGATTATGAGTCAGAGAGACAAATACAATTGGCAATGGCATCCATTTTCGGCAGTCGCACTACCATTATCATCGCCCACCGTCTCAGTACTGTTCGTGCCGCCGACAAAATAGTAGTATTGGATAAGGGTAGAATAGTAGAAATAGGCACCCATGAACAACTACTTGCCCAAAATGGTATCTACCACCGACTACACTCCCTTCAGGAAACTGGGGACATTTTTTAA
- the thpR gene encoding RNA 2',3'-cyclic phosphodiesterase, which produces MRLFVGIFPSASMQKQLYQKADDWCGKLKTKVRLIPPPLLHLTLKFIGNVEKRRMEEVKRAFLAGVGRFSSISFQTQQIMLFPSPSQPRLVAVAIQDNPQLDSAFQFFDSAFTDFGVKSDKRPFRPHITVARSRYWQRETIQPSFFSLIEPITSISLVQSQLTPHGSVYTILESIPVDI; this is translated from the coding sequence GTGCGTCTGTTTGTTGGCATTTTTCCCTCTGCCTCCATGCAAAAACAACTATACCAAAAAGCAGATGATTGGTGTGGCAAACTAAAAACGAAAGTGCGTCTCATTCCCCCCCCACTGCTACATTTAACTCTTAAATTCATCGGCAACGTGGAAAAAAGACGAATGGAGGAGGTAAAAAGGGCATTTTTGGCAGGTGTAGGCAGATTTTCTTCTATTTCCTTCCAGACACAACAGATTATGCTGTTTCCTTCTCCTTCCCAGCCGCGGCTGGTGGCGGTGGCAATTCAAGACAATCCACAACTCGATTCGGCTTTTCAGTTTTTTGATAGTGCCTTTACCGATTTTGGGGTAAAATCTGACAAAAGGCCTTTTCGCCCTCATATTACCGTTGCCAGAAGCCGTTATTGGCAAAGGGAAACCATTCAGCCTTCTTTTTTCTCACTAATCGAACCAATTACTTCAATTTCCCTGGTACAGTCACAACTAACTCCTCACGGTTCAGTGTACACCATTTTGGAGTCCATCCCAGTAGACATTTGA
- the queG gene encoding tRNA epoxyqueuosine(34) reductase QueG, whose protein sequence is MEATAIKQKAIEIGFHRVGIATVNPNEETIHENKKRLQAWLEKGYHAGMEWMKNPKRQDITLCFPEVKSIISLALNYYTPYQHSQDKNVGKISRYAWGRDYHKVMSKKLRQLASWLQEKYPGVKLKYYVDTGPIQDKFWAQQAGIGWVGKNGNLITREYGSWVFLGEILTNLPLEADKPHTNHCGTCTRCLEACPTRAIVQPYVVDANLCIAYHTIENRSPQLPREIAQNLNGWVAGCDICQDVCPWNQRFAKVTDIPDFFPYPANLNPPLTELATMTEEEWDKRFQASALRRIKPEMWRRNAQCCQIHTIDSSL, encoded by the coding sequence ATGGAGGCTACGGCAATAAAACAGAAGGCAATAGAAATAGGTTTCCACCGGGTAGGAATAGCAACAGTCAACCCCAATGAGGAAACAATCCACGAAAATAAGAAAAGACTCCAAGCATGGCTAGAAAAGGGCTACCATGCTGGGATGGAATGGATGAAAAACCCTAAAAGACAAGATATTACCCTCTGCTTCCCCGAAGTTAAATCGATTATATCCTTAGCACTTAATTACTACACCCCCTATCAACACTCCCAAGATAAAAACGTAGGCAAGATATCCCGTTACGCCTGGGGAAGAGACTACCATAAGGTAATGAGTAAAAAATTGAGACAACTGGCATCCTGGTTACAAGAGAAGTACCCCGGCGTAAAACTTAAATACTACGTAGATACAGGACCAATACAAGATAAATTTTGGGCGCAACAGGCAGGGATAGGATGGGTGGGGAAGAATGGGAATCTCATCACCAGAGAATATGGGAGTTGGGTGTTTCTGGGAGAAATACTCACCAATTTACCCCTAGAAGCAGATAAACCCCATACTAACCATTGTGGCACTTGTACTCGTTGTTTGGAGGCCTGTCCCACCCGGGCTATTGTTCAACCCTATGTAGTGGATGCCAATCTTTGTATAGCCTATCATACCATTGAGAATCGTAGCCCACAACTGCCGAGGGAAATTGCCCAAAATCTCAACGGCTGGGTGGCAGGTTGTGATATTTGTCAAGACGTCTGCCCATGGAATCAACGTTTTGCTAAAGTTACAGACATACCAGACTTTTTTCCCTATCCCGCTAATCTAAACCCCCCTCTGACAGAATTGGCAACCATGACGGAAGAAGAATGGGATAAGCGCTTTCAGGCTTCTGCCTTACGTAGAATTAAGCCGGAGATGTGGCGTCGTAATGCACAATGTTGTCAAATACACACCATCGACTCATCGTTGTAG